From Roseibium alexandrii DFL-11, the proteins below share one genomic window:
- a CDS encoding xanthine dehydrogenase family protein molybdopterin-binding subunit yields MMTKANEALNISRRGFVKMAAGLSFAIGLGGVSAVRAAASTETSLDVNHWLTIRPDGTISIVFPSTEMGQSSYSTLPQILAEELDANWDDVVIEQLNADDRRFGNPLFGNVLYTAGSTGVQAYFDPMRRAGAQARDVLLQIAARELGVSKAELRTGPSAVVAPDGTRLGYGELVARGAAGTSVPEADAVTLKERSEFRIIGHDVPRRDVVAKSTGTAVFAIDVALPNIAYATVLRAPVEGERPLSINDAKARAVPGVLDVVALPDGVSVVAESLWSALGARSMLEVTWSEDAPARAFNSEETLRLYAEAAEDPEAEQAVWAENGNAPAAIVAANQTYSQLYLSDYAYHAQIEPMAAVASVDADGQGAEVWAGTQTQSWTTRTVMDVLGIEQDKVRLNMMTMGGSFGRRTAFTQDYVRDAVLSSKAVGRPVKVIWTREDDVKNGTFRPAAAQRLEAGLTADGKLDGWHHKVATPTVIGFFNPVRWDAVKPNDVISMRGAESKFYGIKDFRADHIITPRQARLAPYRGIGAAYTSFAAEAFMDELAEQAGRDPLDFRMDLVAENPRGRHLLEKVAEMSNWSNQDGRALGLSFAGYSSSMAAGVAEIEVDQSTGDIAVKHFWAAVDAGLIVSPDNAHNQIEGGIIFGISMALREKIDIENGEVVQNNYWDYEIARANQIPPIEIYMAEVDAPPVGVGEVGTPMVSAAIANAFHRATGRRLRHMPFTPDRVSALLQS; encoded by the coding sequence ATGATGACCAAAGCGAATGAAGCTCTGAACATATCCCGCCGCGGGTTCGTGAAAATGGCCGCAGGCTTGTCCTTTGCCATCGGTCTTGGCGGTGTTTCTGCGGTGCGTGCGGCGGCCTCCACTGAAACGTCCCTGGATGTCAATCATTGGCTGACGATCCGGCCCGACGGCACGATTTCCATCGTCTTTCCGTCAACGGAAATGGGCCAAAGCAGCTACTCGACCCTGCCGCAAATCCTGGCAGAAGAACTTGATGCCAATTGGGATGATGTTGTGATCGAGCAGCTGAATGCCGATGACCGCCGGTTCGGCAATCCCCTGTTTGGGAATGTGCTGTACACGGCCGGCAGCACGGGCGTGCAGGCCTATTTTGACCCGATGCGCCGCGCCGGCGCCCAGGCCCGCGACGTCCTTTTGCAGATCGCCGCGCGTGAGCTTGGCGTTTCAAAGGCAGAACTTCGAACCGGGCCAAGCGCCGTCGTGGCGCCGGATGGCACCCGCCTTGGCTACGGCGAGCTGGTTGCACGTGGCGCGGCCGGCACGTCAGTCCCGGAAGCAGATGCTGTCACGCTGAAGGAGCGATCCGAGTTCCGGATCATCGGCCACGATGTGCCGCGCCGTGATGTGGTGGCAAAGTCCACCGGAACAGCTGTTTTTGCGATCGATGTTGCATTGCCAAACATTGCCTATGCCACGGTCTTGCGGGCCCCGGTGGAGGGCGAACGTCCCTTGTCCATCAACGATGCTAAAGCGCGCGCCGTTCCGGGTGTTCTGGATGTCGTCGCGCTGCCGGATGGCGTTTCGGTCGTCGCAGAGAGCTTGTGGAGTGCCTTGGGCGCACGGTCCATGCTGGAGGTGACCTGGAGCGAGGACGCACCGGCCCGTGCCTTCAACAGCGAGGAAACGCTCCGGCTCTACGCCGAAGCTGCAGAAGATCCCGAAGCCGAACAGGCTGTATGGGCTGAAAACGGAAATGCGCCAGCGGCCATTGTAGCTGCAAACCAGACCTACAGCCAGCTCTATCTGTCCGACTACGCCTATCACGCGCAGATTGAGCCGATGGCTGCCGTTGCGAGTGTCGATGCTGACGGTCAGGGCGCCGAAGTCTGGGCCGGGACCCAAACACAATCCTGGACAACCCGGACGGTGATGGACGTCCTGGGCATTGAGCAAGACAAGGTGCGGCTCAACATGATGACCATGGGCGGCAGCTTCGGCCGACGGACAGCTTTCACGCAAGACTATGTGCGCGACGCTGTGCTCAGTTCAAAAGCGGTTGGACGTCCGGTGAAAGTCATCTGGACCCGGGAAGACGATGTCAAGAACGGCACATTCCGTCCCGCTGCGGCCCAAAGGCTGGAGGCCGGCCTGACGGCCGACGGCAAACTGGATGGCTGGCACCACAAGGTAGCAACGCCAACGGTGATCGGGTTCTTCAATCCGGTTCGATGGGACGCGGTCAAACCAAATGATGTGATCTCTATGCGCGGTGCGGAGAGCAAGTTCTACGGGATCAAGGATTTCCGGGCCGATCACATCATCACCCCGCGGCAGGCCCGTCTTGCCCCTTATCGGGGCATCGGGGCAGCCTACACAAGCTTTGCCGCTGAAGCCTTCATGGATGAACTCGCAGAACAAGCGGGCCGCGATCCACTCGACTTCCGGATGGATCTTGTCGCCGAAAACCCGCGCGGCCGTCATCTTCTGGAAAAGGTCGCCGAGATGTCAAACTGGTCTAATCAGGACGGCCGGGCCCTCGGGCTGTCCTTTGCGGGCTACAGCTCTTCAATGGCGGCAGGGGTTGCCGAGATCGAGGTGGATCAATCCACGGGCGATATTGCCGTGAAACACTTCTGGGCCGCGGTCGACGCAGGTCTGATTGTCTCTCCGGACAACGCACATAACCAGATCGAAGGCGGCATCATTTTCGGCATCTCGATGGCGCTGCGCGAAAAAATCGACATCGAAAATGGCGAGGTCGTGCAGAACAATTACTGGGATTATGAAATCGCCCGGGCGAACCAGATCCCGCCGATCGAGATCTATATGGCCGAGGTTGATGCGCCGCCGGTTGGCGTAGGAGAAGTCGGCACGCCGATGGTGTCGGCAGCGATCGCCAATGCCTTCCACCGGGCAACCGGCCGCCGCTTGCGGCACATGCCATTCACGCCGGATCGGGTCTCGGCCTTACTCCAATCTTAG
- a CDS encoding substrate-binding periplasmic protein gives MKVFLVTLFAYLFVCSPEAKSVERFVTSEFPPYVIFENGSISGIIPEIVEAAGQRLGKPISVEIVPWSRAQILVNASGGSVATGPLIRTCDRESNFTWLTSLPEVSSEFVLLARDPALLGLAEPVFKKLRVGLLGGTAYKKDVKSAGFNNIIEVETEIQNGKMLALGRTDLWASPRVVAERIYVELGHDISDLYVATTLRNEVMFLVTSKVADEVFLAAWRGAMSQIRQDGTLKRIVSKYQSDSTIDRLVKRPGC, from the coding sequence ATGAAAGTTTTTCTTGTAACGCTTTTTGCCTACTTGTTTGTTTGCTCACCGGAAGCCAAATCAGTCGAAAGATTTGTTACGTCCGAGTTTCCGCCGTATGTCATTTTTGAGAACGGTTCTATATCGGGTATTATTCCCGAGATCGTCGAAGCAGCAGGTCAACGGCTGGGTAAACCAATTTCTGTAGAGATTGTGCCATGGAGCCGAGCTCAGATATTGGTAAATGCAAGCGGAGGTTCTGTAGCCACTGGCCCTCTTATCCGGACTTGTGATCGGGAATCCAATTTTACTTGGCTGACTTCCCTGCCTGAAGTTTCAAGTGAATTCGTATTGTTAGCCCGCGATCCAGCTCTCCTTGGTTTGGCTGAACCTGTTTTCAAAAAGCTGCGCGTCGGTCTTTTGGGTGGAACCGCTTATAAGAAAGACGTCAAATCAGCCGGTTTTAATAATATTATTGAGGTCGAAACCGAAATTCAAAACGGCAAGATGCTGGCTTTGGGACGGACGGATCTTTGGGCATCTCCTAGAGTGGTGGCGGAACGAATCTATGTCGAGCTCGGACACGACATATCCGATCTATACGTCGCAACAACACTCCGCAATGAGGTTATGTTCCTAGTCACATCCAAGGTAGCTGACGAAGTTTTTTTGGCTGCATGGCGTGGTGCCATGAGCCAAATAAGGCAAGATGGAACTCTTAAGCGCATTGTTTCCAAGTACCAGTCTGATTCTACTATTGACCGGCTCGTGAAACGCCCAGGCTGTTAG
- a CDS encoding MerR family transcriptional regulator, whose protein sequence is MGNRVDIEIPEYTQADVIRITAVSAKTLQNWTDPNRGILRLSQDSVGKGRRRLYSELDIMAVTMIAHLGALGVSPNLVSQLFYEREAKVSDWFKSAFQDPDKEYICRIFFDADGLFARLIASSEDNDRFAYEEDWAEQRFAFIQVSLTRIASFVVFGIRDIRFEETPEDQKTEAEKAIYSASKELLGDRKKAKLP, encoded by the coding sequence GTGGGTAATCGAGTCGACATTGAAATTCCTGAGTACACCCAGGCGGACGTCATTCGCATCACGGCTGTGAGCGCGAAAACGCTCCAGAATTGGACAGATCCCAATCGGGGGATCCTGCGCCTTAGTCAGGACAGTGTCGGCAAGGGGCGGCGGCGTTTGTATTCGGAGCTTGATATTATGGCGGTGACCATGATCGCGCATCTGGGTGCGCTCGGGGTCTCACCAAACCTCGTTTCGCAGTTGTTTTATGAACGTGAAGCGAAGGTCAGTGACTGGTTCAAGTCAGCATTTCAAGACCCGGACAAGGAATACATTTGCCGGATCTTTTTCGATGCTGACGGCTTGTTTGCAAGATTGATTGCAAGCAGCGAAGACAATGACAGGTTCGCGTACGAGGAAGATTGGGCGGAACAGCGGTTCGCCTTCATTCAAGTCTCGCTGACACGGATTGCCTCCTTTGTGGTGTTCGGTATTCGCGACATAAGGTTTGAAGAAACGCCAGAAGACCAAAAAACCGAGGCCGAAAAGGCAATCTATTCCGCGAGCAAGGAATTGCTCGGAGATCGAAAAAAGGCAAAGCTACCTTAA
- a CDS encoding tyrosine-type recombinase/integrase, with protein sequence MRTHLKGINIIRRRLATGEVRTYYYHRATNTRLQGEPGSPEFLSSIAAAVEQCRQRDAGTLGGLIREFQQTAKWRRLAETTQNEYRRIFKFWEDQYGTCPYPALEDKAFRRAVIKWHDAFSEAKPREADNRVTVLARVLSWATRDGPLKRNVLDGFERAYQSDRSDKIWLPEHVEAFMAVASPEMKLAMVLALHTGQRRGDLLQLNWNNYDGERISLRQGKSRRGKIEGRLVTIKCTRALKETLDHLPKRSTLILTTKTGKAFKKRYFALQWEKTCREAGIEDLHFHDIRGTTVTMLFQAGCNLGEIVSITGHCLRRAQDILDKYLARTSTMADNAIAKFENVLETDSAKHTAKQDRQNHAK encoded by the coding sequence ATGCGGACACACCTTAAAGGCATCAATATCATCCGTCGCAGGCTCGCAACCGGTGAAGTTCGAACCTACTATTACCATCGCGCCACAAATACGCGGCTCCAAGGTGAGCCTGGGTCTCCGGAGTTCTTAAGCAGCATCGCGGCAGCTGTTGAGCAGTGTCGGCAACGGGATGCCGGAACGTTGGGCGGGCTGATCCGTGAGTTTCAGCAAACGGCCAAATGGCGACGGCTGGCAGAAACCACACAAAATGAATACCGCAGAATTTTCAAGTTCTGGGAAGATCAGTATGGCACATGCCCTTATCCGGCCTTGGAGGACAAGGCTTTTCGACGGGCGGTCATCAAATGGCATGATGCGTTTTCTGAAGCCAAACCGCGTGAGGCGGACAATCGGGTAACAGTTCTCGCTCGTGTTCTGTCCTGGGCAACCAGGGACGGCCCCTTAAAACGTAATGTCCTAGATGGGTTCGAGCGGGCCTATCAGAGCGATCGTTCTGACAAGATTTGGCTGCCGGAACATGTCGAAGCTTTTATGGCAGTGGCGAGCCCGGAAATGAAGCTGGCGATGGTGCTCGCGCTGCACACGGGTCAACGCCGCGGAGACCTGCTTCAGCTGAACTGGAACAATTATGATGGCGAGCGCATCTCGCTCCGCCAGGGGAAATCACGGCGCGGCAAGATCGAAGGGCGCCTGGTCACAATTAAGTGCACCAGAGCCCTAAAAGAGACGCTGGATCACCTCCCCAAACGTTCAACACTCATTTTGACGACCAAGACCGGAAAGGCGTTCAAGAAACGCTACTTCGCCCTTCAATGGGAAAAGACATGCAGGGAAGCCGGGATTGAGGACCTGCACTTCCACGATATCCGTGGAACGACTGTAACGATGTTGTTCCAGGCAGGCTGCAATCTTGGCGAGATCGTATCGATCACCGGCCACTGCCTGCGACGAGCACAGGACATTCTCGACAAATATCTCGCCAGAACATCGACGATGGCCGACAACGCAATCGCCAAGTTTGAGAACGTTTTAGAAACAGATTCTGCAAAACACACTGCAAAACAGGATAGGCAAAACCATGCTAAGTAG